The Cylindrospermopsis curvispora GIHE-G1 genome contains a region encoding:
- the phnM gene encoding phosphonate metabolism protein PhnM, with amino-acid sequence MNEQIYTNYRLLLPKEEILGTLTVRNGKIADIQPGITNKGDNGEGKYLIPGLIELHTDNLERCMSPRPGIRWPLEAAAIYHDRDLASAGVTTVCDAIAIGDVNPKSPRLKNYDQMINVICQGKADKRFLVDHYIHLRCELAYPEVYQITEEYVHNSLLLMISLMDHTPGQRQFIKLEKFKEYYMGKHGVTAPEMEEFITTRQERHKLYSKKNRHSLVELARGSKIALASHDDATVDHVQEAVEDGVVLAEFPTTVEAASKAHSLGLKVLMGAPNLVLGGSHSGNVSAMDLVLLDLVDVISSDYVPQSLLQAMFIIAKKTGKPLYECMELFTSNPAQAIDLFHDRGSLEVGKRADFITVCDDGIVPRLISTTCAGRRIS; translated from the coding sequence ATGAATGAGCAGATTTACACCAACTATCGGTTACTACTTCCCAAGGAAGAGATTTTAGGTACTCTCACAGTACGCAATGGCAAGATTGCTGATATTCAACCGGGGATAACAAATAAAGGAGACAACGGGGAGGGGAAATATCTCATACCCGGGTTGATTGAACTACATACAGATAATCTAGAAAGATGTATGTCTCCCCGTCCAGGAATTCGCTGGCCTTTAGAAGCAGCAGCTATCTATCATGACCGAGACTTAGCCAGCGCAGGAGTAACCACAGTTTGTGATGCCATTGCTATTGGTGATGTTAATCCTAAATCACCACGTTTAAAGAACTATGATCAGATGATCAATGTCATTTGCCAAGGGAAAGCAGATAAGAGATTTTTAGTAGACCATTATATTCACTTACGCTGTGAATTAGCCTATCCAGAAGTTTATCAAATTACCGAGGAATATGTTCACAACTCCTTACTGCTTATGATATCCCTTATGGACCACACACCAGGACAGCGACAATTTATCAAACTAGAAAAATTCAAAGAATACTACATGGGTAAACATGGAGTAACAGCACCAGAAATGGAAGAGTTCATCACAACAAGACAAGAAAGGCACAAATTATATAGCAAGAAGAACCGTCATTCCCTAGTGGAGCTAGCTAGGGGAAGTAAAATTGCCCTAGCTAGTCACGACGATGCCACAGTCGACCATGTGCAAGAAGCGGTAGAGGATGGAGTAGTTTTAGCAGAGTTTCCCACCACTGTAGAAGCTGCAAGTAAAGCCCACAGTTTAGGATTAAAGGTTTTAATGGGTGCCCCCAATCTAGTTTTGGGTGGTTCTCATTCTGGGAATGTATCGGCCATGGATTTAGTCTTATTAGACCTAGTGGATGTAATTTCTTCTGATTATGTGCCTCAAAGTTTATTACAAGCCATGTTTATCATTGCCAAAAAGACTGGTAAGCCCTTGTATGAGTGTATGGAATTATTTACTAGTAATCCTGCACAAGCGATTGATTTATTCCATGACCGAGGTAGTTTAGAAGTTGGCAAACGAGCTGATTTTATTACTGTTTGTGACGATGGTATTGTTCCACGGTTAATATCAACTACTTGTGCAGGTCGTCGTATTAGTTAA
- the phnL gene encoding phosphonate C-P lyase system protein PhnL gives MSIYTPSMNYRSPETILQVTNLGKSFILHQQGGVSLPVIQGISFQLNQGESLALSGPSGSGKSTVIRCIYGNYRPHSGEIWVKHEENWVDLCQLAPHELLAVRQKTIGYVSQFLRVIPRIPAIEVAAELLLDLGEERTVALAKVKELFHRLHLPERLWQLSPTTFSGGEKQRVNIARALVVNFPILLLDEPTSALDTHNCQIVMELLEERKNKGCALIGIFHNINQGKYLGTNTAKKLFDRELFVNE, from the coding sequence ATGAGTATTTACACCCCATCAATGAATTATCGATCTCCGGAAACCATTTTACAAGTTACTAATTTAGGCAAAAGCTTTATCCTTCACCAACAGGGAGGAGTTAGCTTACCAGTAATCCAGGGAATTTCCTTTCAATTAAATCAGGGTGAATCCCTAGCCCTATCTGGTCCATCTGGTTCCGGTAAATCCACTGTAATTAGATGTATATACGGTAATTACAGGCCCCATAGTGGGGAGATTTGGGTCAAGCATGAGGAGAATTGGGTTGATTTATGTCAACTTGCGCCCCATGAACTTTTAGCAGTGAGGCAAAAAACCATTGGATATGTAAGTCAGTTTTTGCGGGTTATTCCCCGAATCCCCGCCATAGAAGTAGCAGCGGAACTGTTATTAGATTTAGGAGAGGAACGAACAGTAGCTTTAGCAAAAGTAAAAGAATTATTTCATCGTCTTCATCTACCTGAACGGTTATGGCAATTGTCCCCCACCACATTTTCTGGGGGAGAAAAGCAGAGAGTGAATATAGCTAGAGCATTAGTCGTGAACTTTCCTATTTTGCTTTTAGATGAACCAACCTCAGCTTTAGATACTCACAATTGCCAAATAGTTATGGAACTGTTAGAAGAGCGGAAGAATAAAGGATGCGCCTTGATTGGTATTTTTCATAACATAAATCAAGGGAAATACCTCGGCACAAACACAGCCAAAAAACTTTTTGATAGGGAGTTATTTGTCAATGAATGA
- the cbiQ gene encoding cobalt ECF transporter T component CbiQ, whose translation MIHQIDTLSYTNRLRKLSPWHKLIFAFTTLAISLASDPRVQILTVIWMSIWTLIYAKIPAKVYLQLLMFTIVFGLMSLPALIVNGVSIFDTESVKLDSWYGITLGNFYVYISHNGTIQAWNILTRSLSSASCVYFMILTIPFTEILGILRYLGVPILITDLLLLMYRFIFILLSTANELWTAQTSRGGYRTAGVGMKSLAILIGQLLQRSLQQYNQFSLGLEARGFVSEFRVWRQCRYGLQLRYMIESIVGCVVLIGLNFW comes from the coding sequence ATGATCCACCAAATAGATACCTTATCTTATACTAATAGATTACGAAAATTATCACCATGGCATAAACTTATTTTTGCGTTTACCACCCTTGCTATTTCTCTAGCTAGTGATCCACGAGTACAAATTTTAACTGTGATCTGGATGAGTATTTGGACACTGATTTATGCCAAAATTCCAGCCAAGGTTTATTTACAGTTGTTGATGTTCACCATAGTTTTTGGCTTGATGAGTTTACCAGCGCTCATAGTTAATGGTGTGAGCATTTTTGATACAGAAAGTGTCAAATTAGACTCATGGTATGGAATAACCCTAGGGAATTTTTATGTTTATATCAGTCATAATGGAACAATACAAGCATGGAATATTTTAACTCGCTCCTTATCTTCCGCTTCTTGTGTGTACTTTATGATACTAACTATTCCTTTTACAGAAATACTAGGAATTTTGCGCTATTTAGGGGTTCCCATACTGATAACGGACTTATTATTGCTGATGTATAGATTTATTTTCATTTTGTTGAGCACAGCCAATGAATTATGGACAGCACAAACTTCCCGTGGTGGTTATCGCACTGCTGGTGTGGGAATGAAAAGTTTAGCAATACTGATAGGACAACTGCTACAGCGTAGCTTACAACAATATAATCAGTTTTCTCTGGGACTAGAAGCAAGAGGTTTTGTGAGCGAATTTCGGGTTTGGCGCCAATGTCGTTATGGTTTACAACTGCGATATATGATTGAGTCAATAGTTGGTTGTGTAGTGTTAATAGGATTAAATTTTTGGTAA
- a CDS encoding energy-coupling factor ABC transporter substrate-binding protein → MNQSQKRLSNWLLVVSVVILAVTPLTLIRDSEFGGADKQAEKLITEIQPKYKPWFKSLFEPPSGEIESLLFALQAALGAGVVGYAIGLYKGRSQPQKPEE, encoded by the coding sequence ATGAATCAGTCTCAGAAAAGGTTAAGTAACTGGCTTTTGGTAGTAAGTGTGGTCATTTTAGCTGTGACACCACTAACATTGATTCGTGATAGTGAATTTGGAGGGGCTGATAAGCAAGCAGAAAAGCTAATTACTGAAATACAACCTAAATATAAACCTTGGTTTAAATCATTGTTTGAACCCCCTAGTGGAGAAATAGAAAGTTTATTATTTGCTTTACAAGCAGCTTTGGGAGCTGGAGTGGTTGGTTATGCAATTGGGTTATATAAGGGACGTTCCCAACCGCAAAAACCTGAAGAATAA
- a CDS encoding pentapeptide repeat-containing protein yields the protein MKKFLTLALILTLFLVSSFSIGTSPSYAYSQSDLDRLLATRKCPECDLSGADLEGADLSEANLKGAILSDAILSDAILSDADLSFADLSFADLKNTKLSDANLKGANLKGAFLSEANLKGAILSDADLSYAVLSFADLKNTKLSNANLSYAVLSFADLKNTKLSDANLKGANLSYADLRDANLSGADLTNNRLSGANLRNASLKGADLRDADLSGANLSDADLEGANLRNVNLTNTIR from the coding sequence TGTTTCCTCTTTTAGCATTGGCACTAGTCCTAGTTATGCTTATAGCCAGTCTGACCTAGACAGACTTTTAGCAACCCGTAAGTGTCCAGAATGTGACCTCTCTGGTGCTGACCTCGAAGGTGCTGACCTCTCTGAGGCTAACCTCAAAGGTGCTATCCTCTCTGATGCTATCCTCTCTGATGCTATCCTCTCTGATGCTGACCTCTCTTTTGCTGACCTCTCTTTTGCTGACCTAAAAAATACTAAGCTTTCTGATGCTAACCTCAAAGGTGCTAACCTCAAAGGTGCTTTCCTCTCTGAGGCTAACCTCAAAGGTGCTATCCTCTCTGATGCTGACCTCTCTTATGCTGTCCTCTCTTTTGCTGACCTAAAAAATACTAAGCTTTCTAATGCTAACCTCTCTTATGCTGTCCTCTCTTTTGCTGACCTAAAAAATACTAAGCTTTCTGATGCTAACCTCAAAGGTGCTAACCTCTCTTATGCTGACCTAAGAGATGCTAACCTCTCTGGTGCTGACCTTACTAATAATAGGCTCTCTGGTGCTAACCTCAGAAACGCTAGTCTAAAAGGTGCTGATCTAAGAGATGCTGACCTCTCTGGTGCTAACCTCTCTGATGCTGACCTAGAAGGTGCTAACCTCAGAAACGTTAACCTAACAAATACTATCCGGTAA
- a CDS encoding energy-coupling factor ABC transporter ATP-binding protein: MVEYLLEFKEVYYSYMESQQLALNGLTLRIPSGKKCALIGQNGCGKTTLLLLANGLYKPKGGVVHWRGEPLTYKRNYLGELRQKVGLVFQDPEQQLVAVTVEEDISYGLCNLGLPVTEIKQRVEDVLVEFELTNLAQTPTHHLSLGQKKRVSIADVMVLRPELLLLDEPTAYLDIKQTRNLIAMLNKIHQHGTTLVMATHDLDLVYRWADWVFVMDRGKLMLEGSPQDVFGQRRLLEELELGVPLISEM, translated from the coding sequence ATGGTGGAATATCTACTAGAGTTTAAGGAAGTATATTACAGTTATATGGAATCTCAACAATTAGCTTTAAATGGTCTAACATTGAGAATTCCATCAGGTAAGAAGTGTGCCTTGATTGGTCAGAATGGTTGTGGAAAAACAACACTCTTATTACTAGCTAATGGATTATATAAACCCAAGGGCGGGGTTGTGCATTGGCGTGGTGAACCGTTAACTTACAAGCGAAATTATCTAGGTGAATTAAGACAGAAAGTTGGATTAGTCTTTCAAGATCCAGAACAACAATTAGTAGCTGTTACTGTGGAGGAAGATATATCTTATGGTTTGTGTAATTTGGGGTTACCAGTAACAGAAATTAAACAACGGGTAGAGGACGTGTTAGTGGAATTTGAGCTAACCAATTTGGCACAAACACCTACTCATCATCTGAGTTTAGGACAAAAAAAGCGGGTTTCCATAGCAGATGTCATGGTACTAAGACCCGAGTTATTATTGTTGGATGAACCCACTGCATATCTGGATATTAAACAGACTCGTAATTTGATAGCAATGCTGAATAAAATTCACCAACATGGAACTACATTAGTGATGGCAACCCATGATTTAGATTTAGTTTATAGGTGGGCGGACTGGGTTTTTGTGATGGATAGAGGAAAATTAATGCTGGAAGGAAGTCCCCAGGATGTATTTGGTCAGCGGAGATTATTAGAAGAGTTGGAGTTGGGTGTACCATTAATATCTGAAATGTAA
- a CDS encoding ATP-binding protein produces the protein MNYKPPLDITKSLYQACNPNKTLNSSSPEDKQQYIDFSPVRGLKIVNEIKRTITRLSPDSPTCQLFTGHIGVGKSTELMRLKLELETECFHVIYFECSQSLDLGDVDVTDILLAIAKEVSHSLEVTQINLKSGFFQTLFQDVIEFLQTPLDIDFEAELSVGIAKITAKTKESPKLRNQLRQYLEPRTASILQSINRELLIPAQEELKKRGKSGLVVIIDNLDRIDNSPKANGQHQPEYLFIERGEHLKALSCHIVYTIPLVLIFSNALGRLINRFGVDPKVLPMISVKQRNGEYYSAAMTLLQQMIMVRAFPGVNWQQGPEKLALTTKIFDSPRTFDRLCQVSGGHLRSILKLLFRCLQSQDAPISRLCLENTIKEQCNLLSLAITPDEWELLREVWKTKTYRGEEQYDILLRSLFVFEYRDDQGSWFDINPILLESTEFSRDYKD, from the coding sequence ATGAATTATAAGCCCCCATTGGATATAACAAAATCACTTTATCAAGCTTGCAACCCCAACAAAACGCTAAATAGTAGCAGTCCAGAAGATAAACAACAGTATATTGATTTTTCCCCAGTTCGCGGACTAAAAATTGTTAACGAAATTAAACGGACTATTACAAGGCTTTCCCCAGATTCGCCCACCTGTCAACTATTTACCGGACATATTGGTGTAGGTAAATCAACTGAATTAATGAGGTTAAAATTAGAGCTAGAAACTGAATGTTTTCACGTAATATATTTTGAGTGTAGCCAGAGTTTGGATTTAGGAGATGTGGATGTTACAGACATTTTATTAGCAATAGCTAAAGAAGTGAGTCACAGTTTAGAAGTTACACAAATTAACCTCAAATCCGGATTTTTCCAGACTCTATTTCAAGATGTGATTGAATTCTTGCAAACACCCTTGGATATTGATTTTGAGGCGGAATTATCTGTTGGTATAGCCAAAATCACTGCTAAAACCAAGGAAAGTCCCAAACTACGTAATCAGCTCAGACAGTATTTAGAACCCCGCACCGCTAGTATTTTACAGTCTATTAATAGAGAATTACTAATCCCTGCTCAAGAGGAGTTAAAAAAGCGAGGTAAGTCAGGTCTAGTAGTAATCATTGATAATTTGGACAGGATAGATAATAGTCCTAAAGCCAATGGTCAACATCAACCAGAATATCTGTTTATTGAAAGAGGTGAACATTTAAAAGCTTTAAGCTGTCACATTGTGTATACAATTCCTTTAGTGCTTATATTTTCCAATGCTTTAGGTAGACTAATTAATCGCTTTGGAGTAGATCCTAAAGTGTTGCCAATGATATCTGTGAAACAAAGAAATGGTGAATACTACTCAGCAGCTATGACACTTCTGCAACAAATGATTATGGTCAGAGCTTTTCCTGGTGTGAATTGGCAACAAGGTCCAGAGAAATTGGCCTTAACCACTAAGATTTTTGATAGTCCCAGAACCTTTGATCGCCTTTGTCAGGTTAGCGGTGGTCACTTACGTAGTATTTTGAAGTTGTTATTTCGTTGTTTACAATCACAGGACGCACCAATTTCTCGTCTATGTTTAGAAAATACCATTAAAGAACAATGTAATCTGTTAAGTTTAGCTATTACACCTGATGAATGGGAACTATTGCGAGAAGTATGGAAAACAAAAACATACAGAGGTGAAGAACAGTATGATATTTTGCTGCGCAGTTTGTTTGTTTTTGAATATCGAGATGACCAAGGTTCTTGGTTTGATATCAATCCAATCTTATTAGAATCCACCGAATTTTCCAGGGATTATAAGGATTAA
- a CDS encoding ABC transporter ATP-binding protein, giving the protein MPSTPFRFVCYFINQFRWWYVAMVILEILNATCGIMLPYAIGEIIRSVTVAHSNSEQIFEVIKQPLTLFIMLSIGEVVFGRASGFLQSILYTIHRHSIVRSLYAYLQYHSHRYLSSSFAGELAHRISETSLGVTQTMNGLITEFIPLISVYIVSTILLYRTYPLLAILVGTWAIFFITISFWLATRCQIYSRSAALAKGNTTGLIVDAVTNISSTRLFAHFDFERKYLNDQLKYELEEVRKCNWYAERIRWFQYVSAAILKISTLYYSISLWSRGLITAADLVVATSLSLLILSEVRNLSRRLIEFFECIGNVASGVHIIVQPHELIDKEHALTHQFSQGRIEFHQVNFSYSQEKKVFENLSVAIKPGQRVGLVGFSGSGKSSFVNLILRLFDPQSGKILIDGVDVREMAQDALHSQISLIPQDPSLFHRTLLENIRYGRLEAQDKDVKIAAIKAYADDFIAQMKNGYNSLVGERGVKLSGGQRQRIAIARAILKDAPILILDEATSSLDSITEKAIQETLDLAMNNKTVIVITHHLSTISHLDRILVFDKGTIVEDGSHDDLLALGGTYYKLWKMQANGFLPSDSEVG; this is encoded by the coding sequence TTGCCCAGTACACCATTCAGATTTGTTTGTTATTTTATCAACCAGTTTCGCTGGTGGTATGTAGCAATGGTAATTTTGGAGATATTAAATGCTACCTGTGGAATTATGTTACCCTATGCCATAGGAGAAATTATTCGTAGTGTCACAGTAGCTCATTCAAATAGTGAGCAAATCTTTGAAGTTATTAAACAACCATTAACTTTATTTATTATGCTCAGTATTGGTGAAGTAGTTTTTGGGCGTGCATCAGGTTTTTTGCAAAGTATTCTGTATACAATTCATCGGCATTCTATTGTCCGATCTTTGTACGCTTATTTACAATACCATTCCCATCGTTATTTAAGCAGTAGTTTTGCGGGAGAATTAGCACATCGTATCAGTGAAACCTCTTTAGGTGTTACTCAAACAATGAACGGGCTGATTACCGAATTTATACCGTTAATAAGTGTGTATATTGTATCCACAATTTTGCTTTATCGTACTTATCCTCTCCTAGCAATATTAGTTGGTACATGGGCGATTTTTTTTATAACCATTTCCTTTTGGTTAGCCACCCGTTGTCAAATTTACTCCCGCAGCGCAGCATTAGCTAAAGGTAACACTACTGGATTGATTGTTGATGCTGTAACAAATATTAGTAGCACCAGATTATTTGCCCATTTTGACTTTGAAAGGAAGTATTTAAATGATCAGTTAAAATATGAACTCGAGGAAGTAAGAAAGTGTAATTGGTACGCAGAAAGAATTCGTTGGTTTCAATATGTTTCTGCTGCAATTCTTAAAATTAGTACCTTGTATTATTCTATATCTTTGTGGAGTAGGGGATTAATCACAGCAGCTGATTTGGTTGTAGCAACCAGTTTGTCATTGTTAATCCTCAGTGAGGTGAGAAACTTAAGTCGCAGGCTCATTGAATTTTTTGAATGTATTGGTAATGTAGCCAGTGGAGTTCATATAATAGTTCAACCTCATGAATTAATTGATAAAGAGCATGCACTTACCCATCAATTTTCCCAAGGACGGATTGAGTTTCACCAGGTAAACTTTAGTTATTCTCAAGAGAAAAAAGTTTTTGAAAATCTTTCTGTGGCAATCAAACCAGGACAACGTGTGGGACTAGTGGGATTTTCTGGTTCTGGTAAATCCAGTTTTGTCAATTTAATTTTGCGATTATTTGACCCCCAATCGGGAAAAATTCTTATTGATGGGGTAGATGTGCGAGAAATGGCCCAGGATGCTCTCCATTCCCAGATTAGCTTAATTCCTCAAGACCCTTCCCTATTCCATAGAACCTTACTAGAAAATATCCGTTATGGTCGCTTAGAGGCCCAAGATAAAGATGTGAAAATAGCGGCAATTAAGGCTTATGCTGATGATTTTATCGCCCAAATGAAGAATGGTTATAATTCTTTGGTGGGTGAACGAGGAGTGAAATTATCTGGAGGGCAAAGACAGAGGATTGCTATTGCTAGAGCTATTTTAAAGGATGCACCAATTTTGATTCTAGATGAGGCAACTTCCAGTTTAGATTCTATTACTGAAAAAGCAATTCAAGAAACACTAGATTTGGCAATGAATAATAAGACGGTGATTGTGATCACCCATCATTTGTCTACTATTTCCCATCTAGATCGTATTTTGGTATTCGACAAAGGAACTATTGTTGAAGACGGGTCTCATGATGATTTGCTGGCATTGGGTGGAACCTATTACAAATTATGGAAAATGCAGGCTAATGGATTTTTACCCTCTGACTCAGAGGTAGGCTAG
- a CDS encoding helix-turn-helix domain-containing protein — protein sequence MPKPYSIDLRNRVIVAWVAREGSQRQLAERFKVSLSFVRNLVRRYRETGQVEPKQCGGYEKPIIVGEYLNMIKSWLDEKNDLLLSELCDRLRETTGTSVSITTMHRALEKLGLRHKKKV from the coding sequence ATGCCAAAACCTTATTCAATAGATTTGCGTAATCGCGTGATTGTAGCATGGGTTGCTCGAGAGGGATCTCAACGCCAGTTGGCAGAAAGATTCAAGGTCAGCTTATCATTTGTGAGAAATTTAGTACGTCGTTATCGTGAAACTGGGCAAGTTGAGCCAAAGCAATGTGGAGGATATGAAAAGCCTATAATTGTAGGCGAATATTTAAACATGATCAAGTCTTGGCTGGATGAGAAAAATGATTTACTACTTTCAGAATTATGCGATCGCCTGAGAGAAACGACGGGCACTAGTGTTAGTATCACAACCATGCATCGAGCCTTAGAAAAGTTGGGTCTACGTCATAAAAAAAAAGTCTAA
- a CDS encoding pentapeptide repeat-containing protein, protein MKKFLTLALILTLFLVSSFSLGTSPSYAYNQFDLDRVLRTRQCPQCDLSGADLEGFDLSEANLKGANLKGANLKGANLQSADLYAATLYKANLEGARLYAATLYRANLEGANLYDARLPGANLQSANLRRANLSSARLVVANLSAANLEGADLSDANLKGANIQSANLSGADLSGAIQ, encoded by the coding sequence ATGAAAAAATTTCTCACATTAGCGCTGATACTGACTTTGTTTCTTGTTTCCTCCTTTAGCCTTGGTACTAGTCCTAGTTATGCTTATAACCAGTTTGATTTGGACAGAGTTTTAAGAACTCGTCAGTGTCCACAATGTGACCTCTCTGGTGCTGACCTCGAAGGTTTTGACCTCTCTGAGGCTAACCTCAAAGGTGCTAACCTCAAAGGTGCTAACCTCAAAGGTGCTAACCTCCAAAGTGCTGACCTCTATGCTGCTACGCTCTATAAGGCTAACCTCGAAGGTGCTAGACTCTATGCTGCTACGCTCTATAGGGCTAACCTCGAAGGTGCTAACCTCTACGATGCTAGGCTCCCTGGTGCTAACCTCCAAAGTGCTAACCTCAGACGTGCTAACCTCTCTAGTGCTAGACTTGTAGTTGCTAATCTCTCTGCTGCTAACCTCGAAGGTGCTGACCTCTCTGATGCTAACCTCAAAGGTGCTAACATCCAAAGTGCTAACCTCTCTGGTGCTGACCTCAGTGGTGCCATCCAGTAA
- a CDS encoding energy-coupling factor ABC transporter permease, with the protein MSTVVFSSSKANVFADRLCEVRIVKVKQGLCNLTLIGIASFCIVVGLPKPAYAMHIMEGFLPVEWAVFWWVVALPFFILGLRSLTRTTQANPQLKLVLGLAGAFAFVLSALKIPSVTGSSSHPTGTGLGAVLFGPLTMSVLGSLVLLFQSLLLAHGGLTTLGANAFSMAIAGPFAAYWIYNLTIKVGGKERIAIFLAAAIADLLTYIITSIQLALAFPAPVGGFMASLVKFTGIFAITQVPLAISEGLLTVLVWNWLQSYNPQELELLQLIKGEDGNESVSEKVK; encoded by the coding sequence ATGTCAACTGTGGTATTTTCATCGAGTAAGGCAAATGTATTCGCCGATAGATTATGCGAGGTACGGATTGTGAAAGTAAAACAGGGTTTGTGCAATCTAACCCTAATTGGAATTGCCAGTTTTTGTATAGTAGTTGGTTTGCCAAAGCCGGCCTACGCCATGCACATTATGGAGGGTTTTCTACCGGTGGAGTGGGCGGTTTTTTGGTGGGTGGTAGCATTACCCTTTTTTATTCTTGGGTTACGTAGTCTAACCCGCACTACCCAGGCCAACCCCCAACTGAAACTAGTACTGGGTTTAGCAGGTGCTTTTGCTTTTGTGCTGTCAGCATTAAAAATACCCTCGGTCACAGGTAGCTCTTCCCATCCTACGGGTACTGGACTGGGCGCAGTGCTGTTTGGACCCTTAACAATGTCAGTCCTGGGTAGTTTGGTACTATTGTTTCAATCCTTGTTACTGGCCCATGGTGGATTGACCACCCTAGGAGCTAATGCATTTTCTATGGCCATAGCTGGACCTTTTGCAGCTTACTGGATATACAACTTGACAATTAAAGTTGGCGGTAAAGAGAGAATAGCTATTTTCTTGGCAGCTGCGATCGCGGATTTGCTGACCTATATAATTACTTCTATACAACTTGCTCTGGCTTTTCCCGCACCAGTTGGTGGTTTTATGGCCTCCCTTGTCAAATTTACCGGAATTTTTGCCATCACTCAAGTTCCCCTAGCAATTAGCGAGGGATTGTTAACCGTGCTAGTGTGGAATTGGCTGCAATCTTATAATCCTCAAGAGTTGGAACTTTTACAATTAATCAAGGGAGAAGATGGCAATGAATCAGTCTCAGAAAAGGTTAAGTAA
- a CDS encoding vWA domain-containing protein — protein MLNDRDYTLIIDKSGSMSTRDQRGGKTRWEIAQESTIALARKCEEFDPDGITVYVFSGRFKRYENVTAAKVAQIFQENDPVGATNLAGVLLDATNQYFQRKASGQAKPNGETILVITDGEPDDRKAVFEVVIKASRKMDKDEELAISLIQVGRDPQATKFLKALDDQLQSVGAKFDICDTVTLDELEEMSLTEVLMNAITD, from the coding sequence ATGTTGAACGATCGCGACTATACGCTAATCATTGATAAAAGTGGGAGCATGTCAACTCGAGATCAACGGGGTGGAAAAACCAGATGGGAAATAGCCCAAGAATCTACCATAGCCCTAGCCAGAAAGTGTGAGGAATTTGACCCAGATGGTATTACTGTTTATGTATTTTCCGGTAGATTTAAACGGTACGAAAATGTGACAGCAGCAAAGGTTGCCCAAATATTTCAAGAAAATGATCCTGTTGGTGCAACCAATTTAGCTGGAGTGCTTTTAGATGCTACTAATCAATATTTTCAACGTAAAGCATCTGGTCAAGCCAAACCGAATGGTGAAACCATTCTAGTGATTACTGATGGCGAACCGGATGATCGGAAAGCAGTTTTTGAAGTAGTTATTAAGGCCTCTCGCAAAATGGATAAAGATGAGGAATTAGCAATTTCTCTAATTCAAGTAGGTAGGGATCCGCAAGCTACAAAATTTCTCAAAGCTCTCGATGACCAGTTGCAAAGTGTAGGAGCTAAATTTGATATTTGTGACACTGTGACTTTAGATGAGTTAGAAGAAATGAGTTTAACAGAAGTTTTAATGAATGCGATTACTGATTAG